A single Synergistaceae bacterium DNA region contains:
- a CDS encoding alpha/beta hydrolase: protein MLRILTALFALSILCQIPASAQTVKTMQIETVRTESFTMDYLRFGNGKKPLVIIPGLSVQSVMKFSGAVAESYKLLADDFTVYLFERRNELPSSYSVYDMSRDTAEAIRALKLGGVCLFGVSQGGMIAMKIAADNPGLVRSLILGSTSAHVTRTQFSVIDEWIQFAKAGNAEGLYLSFGEKLYPESVFEQSRKLLIDSAKTVTPEELTRFVILAEATKDFDAADDLKKIACPVLVIGSKDDKVLGGEASEKIFESLKDKPGCELFMYDGYGHAAYDTAPDYRERMLKFFLSH, encoded by the coding sequence ATGCTGCGTATACTTACGGCACTTTTTGCGCTGAGTATTTTATGCCAAATTCCTGCAAGCGCGCAAACGGTGAAAACTATGCAGATTGAAACGGTTAGGACAGAATCATTCACGATGGACTATCTGAGATTCGGAAATGGCAAGAAGCCTCTTGTTATTATTCCCGGCCTGAGCGTTCAGAGCGTCATGAAATTTTCCGGGGCAGTCGCAGAAAGTTACAAGCTGCTTGCGGATGATTTTACGGTGTATCTATTTGAGCGGAGAAATGAATTGCCGTCTTCATACTCGGTTTACGATATGTCGCGTGATACAGCGGAAGCCATAAGAGCGTTGAAACTCGGCGGGGTATGTCTTTTCGGAGTCTCTCAGGGCGGAATGATAGCAATGAAGATCGCGGCCGATAATCCCGGACTCGTTCGGAGTCTCATTCTCGGCTCAACTTCAGCGCATGTAACTCGGACTCAATTCAGCGTGATTGATGAGTGGATTCAGTTTGCGAAAGCCGGAAATGCGGAGGGGCTTTATCTTTCATTCGGTGAAAAACTTTACCCTGAGTCAGTCTTTGAGCAGTCAAGAAAATTGCTGATTGATTCCGCAAAAACTGTAACGCCTGAAGAGCTGACTCGCTTTGTGATTCTCGCAGAAGCAACGAAAGACTTTGACGCTGCTGATGACCTGAAGAAGATCGCCTGCCCTGTTTTAGTGATAGGCTCAAAAGATGACAAAGTATTAGGCGGTGAAGCGTCCGAGAAAATTTTTGAGTCGCTGAAAGATAAACCGGGCTGTGAGTTGTTCATGTATGACGGTTACGGCCATGCGGCTTATGACACTGCCCCTGATTACAGAGAACGTATGCTGAAATTCTTTTTATCGCACTAA
- the fabZ gene encoding 3-hydroxyacyl-ACP dehydratase FabZ: MDIFGIMEMLKHRYPFLMVDRITDYDEMHVTGYKNVTYNEPYFTGHFPGDPVMPGVLIVESMGQVTSVLLGIKLGLEQGNKIAFLTGMDNVRFRHPVRPGDKLITEAELTNVRSRSAKAKAKAYVDGRLVAEAEFLTIIGDTLERHAEVGE; encoded by the coding sequence ATTGATATATTCGGAATAATGGAAATGCTGAAGCACCGCTACCCATTTTTGATGGTTGACCGCATTACGGACTATGACGAAATGCACGTAACAGGCTACAAGAACGTAACATACAACGAGCCGTATTTCACGGGGCATTTTCCCGGAGACCCGGTAATGCCCGGAGTGCTGATTGTCGAAAGCATGGGACAGGTAACAAGCGTGTTGCTCGGCATAAAGCTGGGACTTGAGCAGGGCAACAAAATAGCGTTTCTCACAGGAATGGACAACGTGCGATTCCGCCATCCCGTTCGCCCGGGCGACAAGCTCATCACAGAGGCAGAGCTGACTAATGTCCGCAGCAGGTCAGCAAAAGCAAAGGCCAAAGCATATGTGGACGGCAGATTAGTGGCCGAGGCGGAATTTTTGACGATAATCGGCGACACTCTGGAGCGGCATGCGGAGGTAGGCGAGTGA
- the lpxA gene encoding acyl-ACP--UDP-N-acetylglucosamine O-acyltransferase has product MSINIHPTAVISPKAEISDGVKIGPFCFVDGDASIGQGTELTAFVSIHSHVTIGRDCLICEHSAIGGDPQDHAYKGEISYVKIGDRNIIRENVTISRATGEGNATVVGSDCFIMEGVHFAHNVKVGDAVTVANKVGLSGFVEVGSHTVFGGMAGVHQFVRIGDYCMIGGLYRVSKDVPHYTLASGEPLRLSGLNKIGLQRGGFSPEVIREIYRFYRNLYRPEVSFTEAMNEILPHKSEYIPEIVRIIDFYAGTKRGVTFWCK; this is encoded by the coding sequence GTGAGCATAAATATTCATCCTACAGCGGTAATATCGCCCAAAGCAGAAATTTCAGACGGAGTGAAGATAGGCCCTTTCTGTTTTGTTGACGGAGATGCCTCAATCGGACAAGGCACAGAGCTAACAGCGTTCGTAAGCATTCACAGCCATGTAACAATCGGCCGGGACTGTCTCATATGCGAGCATTCCGCAATAGGCGGAGACCCTCAGGATCACGCCTACAAGGGCGAAATCTCATACGTGAAAATCGGCGACCGCAATATAATCCGCGAGAACGTAACAATCTCACGCGCCACAGGAGAGGGAAACGCTACAGTTGTCGGCTCTGACTGCTTCATTATGGAGGGCGTTCATTTCGCGCACAATGTGAAAGTCGGCGACGCTGTAACAGTTGCGAACAAGGTAGGATTATCGGGTTTCGTTGAAGTTGGGAGCCATACAGTTTTCGGCGGCATGGCCGGGGTTCATCAGTTCGTGAGGATAGGCGACTATTGCATGATAGGCGGACTATACCGCGTCTCAAAGGATGTCCCGCATTACACGCTTGCTTCCGGCGAGCCGCTGAGACTGTCGGGGCTGAACAAAATCGGGCTTCAGCGCGGAGGGTTTTCCCCTGAAGTAATCCGTGAGATTTACAGGTTCTACCGTAATTTGTACCGTCCTGAAGTGAGTTTTACTGAGGCCATGAATGAAATACTGCCGCATAAGTCCGAGTACATTCCCGAAATTGTGAGAATAATAGACTTTTACGCCGGAACAAAACGCGGTGTAACATTCTGGTGCAAATAG
- a CDS encoding TDT family transporter, translating to MEFLKRYPIPIAGLILALFALGNLIQSYSAEARLALGLIAFILYIPYLLKVAILNVKLSEPLSNPVAASVFPTITMATMLLAGYVKPYSPECASVIWYAGVIGHALLIVWFTLNFAVRGFSVKKVFPSWFIVYVGIAVASVSAPVTGRLDIGQWAFWFGLATYICLLVIVCYRVWLVGEIPAPAMPTAVIFAAPASLLLAGYMVSFPEKDSAMVMALLCASLLFWLVGMAYFLRTFRGAFMPSHSAFTFPLVISALAVKLSAGATGFTWQGTLADVQTVIAGVIVLWVLARYVMFIFAGAK from the coding sequence ATGGAGTTCCTGAAACGTTATCCCATTCCCATAGCGGGACTGATACTCGCGCTTTTCGCCCTCGGCAATCTCATACAGTCATACAGCGCGGAGGCAAGACTCGCCCTCGGATTAATCGCGTTCATTCTCTACATACCGTACCTGCTGAAGGTCGCAATCCTGAACGTGAAACTCTCTGAGCCGTTAAGCAACCCTGTAGCAGCCAGCGTATTCCCGACAATCACAATGGCTACTATGCTGCTTGCGGGCTACGTAAAGCCGTATTCACCCGAATGCGCCAGTGTCATATGGTACGCAGGAGTCATCGGCCATGCGCTATTGATTGTGTGGTTCACGCTGAATTTTGCCGTGAGGGGATTTTCGGTGAAGAAAGTATTTCCGTCATGGTTCATTGTTTATGTAGGGATTGCGGTCGCGAGCGTCTCAGCTCCTGTTACGGGGCGGCTTGACATTGGGCAGTGGGCTTTCTGGTTCGGCCTCGCAACGTATATATGCCTCCTCGTGATTGTGTGCTACAGGGTCTGGCTTGTGGGTGAAATTCCTGCTCCGGCCATGCCTACAGCGGTGATATTTGCGGCTCCTGCGTCATTATTGCTTGCGGGATACATGGTTTCATTCCCGGAAAAAGACTCGGCGATGGTTATGGCGTTATTGTGTGCGTCATTGCTATTCTGGCTTGTGGGAATGGCGTACTTCCTGCGGACATTCCGGGGGGCGTTCATGCCGAGTCATTCGGCGTTCACATTCCCGCTTGTGATTAGCGCATTGGCGGTGAAACTTTCGGCGGGGGCAACGGGATTCACATGGCAGGGGACTCTTGCTGACGTTCAGACGGTCATAGCGGGGGTAATCGTTTTGTGGGTGCTTGCGCGCTACGTGATGTTCATTTTTGCGGGCGCGAAGTAA
- the lysS gene encoding lysine--tRNA ligase — MPEEILQDGFTSEDNEVVRQRKEKLQRLLTEEGYNPYINETWDRRDTLASIREKFDSLQPEQEDSSETLSTAGRVMTIRKQGKATFADLADETSRIQLYFQVNTIGEKEYDFLKKWVDTGDWLGIEGHPCRTRRGELTVMVTGYKLLSKAIRPLPEKWHGLTDTEIRYRKRYMDLIANPDVREVFRKRSRIISSFRETLESHGTLEVETPILSVLAGGANARPFKTYHNALGVDMYMRIAVELYLKRLVVGMMGRVYEIGRNFRNEGIDTMHNPEFTMMEVYWPYANYVDMMNLAEELIRNAAKSIGTLEIEWNGTKLDLSKPFKRITMREAVKEFAGVDIDAVKSDEEARKIAREKGLASEMTGHESKFAVLNLLFEAFGEEKLIEPTFLLGHPTEISPLSKRDPDNPDYTHRFELFMFGKEVANAFSELNDPIDQRERFEDQARKKAEGDDEAHVFDEDFINAIEAGLPPTGGMGIGMDRIVMFLTGARSIRDVILFPAMKPKA, encoded by the coding sequence ATGCCTGAAGAAATTTTGCAGGACGGCTTCACTTCTGAGGACAATGAAGTAGTACGGCAGCGCAAGGAAAAATTACAGCGTCTTTTGACGGAGGAAGGCTACAATCCGTATATCAATGAGACATGGGACAGGCGCGACACGTTAGCCTCAATCCGCGAGAAATTCGACTCACTTCAGCCCGAACAGGAAGACTCATCCGAAACTCTCAGCACAGCAGGAAGAGTCATGACGATACGCAAGCAGGGTAAAGCGACATTCGCAGACCTTGCCGACGAGACATCAAGAATACAGCTTTACTTTCAGGTGAACACCATCGGGGAAAAAGAATATGACTTCCTCAAGAAATGGGTTGACACAGGCGACTGGCTCGGCATTGAGGGACATCCCTGCAGGACTCGCCGCGGAGAATTAACGGTGATGGTTACGGGCTATAAGCTCCTCAGCAAGGCAATACGCCCCCTGCCGGAGAAATGGCACGGCCTCACAGACACGGAAATACGTTACCGCAAAAGATATATGGACTTGATCGCAAATCCTGATGTCCGCGAGGTGTTCCGCAAACGCTCACGGATAATATCATCATTCCGCGAGACGCTAGAATCTCATGGGACTCTTGAGGTTGAGACTCCTATTCTTTCTGTGCTTGCAGGAGGCGCGAACGCAAGACCCTTCAAGACGTATCATAACGCGCTGGGCGTTGACATGTATATGCGTATAGCTGTTGAACTGTACCTGAAGCGGCTTGTTGTCGGCATGATGGGACGTGTTTACGAAATCGGGCGCAACTTCCGCAACGAGGGTATAGACACAATGCACAATCCCGAATTTACGATGATGGAAGTTTACTGGCCGTATGCTAACTATGTCGACATGATGAATTTAGCTGAGGAATTAATCCGCAACGCCGCAAAATCTATCGGGACTCTTGAAATCGAATGGAACGGCACAAAATTAGACCTGTCCAAACCGTTCAAGCGTATAACAATGCGCGAGGCCGTGAAGGAATTTGCCGGAGTCGACATTGACGCGGTGAAGTCAGACGAGGAAGCGCGGAAAATCGCCCGTGAAAAGGGGCTTGCCTCCGAAATGACCGGCCATGAAAGCAAGTTTGCAGTCCTAAATCTTTTATTTGAGGCTTTCGGCGAGGAGAAATTAATTGAGCCTACATTTTTGCTCGGACACCCTACGGAAATTTCCCCGCTGTCGAAAAGAGACCCCGACAACCCGGACTACACACACCGCTTTGAGCTTTTCATGTTCGGGAAGGAAGTCGCAAACGCATTCAGCGAGCTTAATGACCCGATTGACCAGCGCGAAAGATTCGAGGATCAGGCGCGAAAGAAAGCAGAAGGCGATGACGAGGCGCACGTTTTTGACGAGGATTTCATCAACGCGATAGAAGCCGGACTCCCTCCCACAGGCGGAATGGGTATAGGCATGGACAGAATAGTGATGTTCCTGACCGGGGCGCGCTCAATCAGGGATGTGATTTTGTTCCCGGCCATGAAGCCGAAAGCGTAG
- the lpxD gene encoding UDP-3-O-(3-hydroxymyristoyl)glucosamine N-acyltransferase: MKLSDMAVKLGLELIGNGEREIIGIASPEYPAPGRVCVIWDKSAIKKLPSETAIIGKAEYFAPGRDGLISPTPRESLPMVAALFPAHSGLRPQRGVSPLAFVSPDAVVSPEASVSPFAFIGPGCYVGDMSVICPNATLVHDVRIGKGCIIHSGAVLGADGFGFERTPSGVVKIPQTGGVMIGDDVEIGACATVDCGTLDDTVIGSGTKIDNQVQIGHNAKIGRNCIICSMSGIAGSSVIEDNVTISVQAGVTDHVRIGANTIIGGRAGVTHDIPPDSIISGFPARNHNDAKRALVLATDLPLIVKRLRILEREVEELRRETASR; this comes from the coding sequence GTGAAACTTTCAGACATGGCCGTGAAGCTCGGCCTAGAGTTAATCGGAAACGGAGAACGAGAAATCATAGGAATAGCCAGCCCCGAATACCCTGCCCCCGGTCGGGTGTGCGTGATTTGGGACAAGTCAGCCATCAAAAAGCTACCCTCTGAAACAGCGATAATCGGCAAGGCAGAATATTTTGCCCCCGGCAGGGACGGCCTAATATCGCCCACCCCCCGCGAATCTCTGCCCATGGTAGCCGCATTGTTCCCGGCTCATTCCGGCCTGCGCCCTCAGCGCGGAGTCTCCCCGCTGGCTTTCGTCTCCCCTGACGCTGTAGTGTCCCCGGAGGCTTCTGTTTCCCCGTTCGCTTTCATCGGCCCAGGCTGCTATGTCGGCGATATGTCAGTCATTTGCCCTAACGCTACACTAGTGCATGATGTCCGTATCGGGAAAGGCTGTATCATTCATTCAGGTGCTGTGCTTGGTGCTGACGGCTTCGGCTTTGAGCGTACACCGTCAGGAGTTGTGAAAATTCCGCAGACGGGCGGAGTGATGATCGGCGACGATGTGGAGATAGGAGCATGTGCTACGGTGGACTGCGGGACTCTGGACGATACTGTGATAGGCTCCGGGACTAAGATAGACAATCAAGTTCAGATCGGGCATAACGCGAAAATAGGCCGGAACTGCATAATCTGCTCAATGTCAGGCATAGCAGGAAGCAGCGTTATTGAGGACAACGTAACAATTTCGGTTCAGGCCGGAGTAACTGACCATGTGAGGATAGGCGCGAATACGATAATAGGCGGGCGGGCAGGCGTAACTCATGACATCCCCCCGGACAGCATAATTTCCGGCTTTCCGGCTCGCAACCACAATGATGCAAAGCGGGCGTTAGTGCTTGCTACAGATTTGCCGCTGATAGTGAAAAGGCTGCGTATTCTTGAACGTGAGGTGGAGGAACTGAGGCGTGAGACGGCTTCTCGGTAA
- the pgm gene encoding phosphoglucomutase (alpha-D-glucose-1,6-bisphosphate-dependent), with translation MQEKKIVNIPSLISDYYTLAPDMADKSQHVSFGTSGHRGSSALHSFNEAHILAIAQAVYEHRTAEGIPGPLYLGADTHALSEPSMRTCVEVLAANGVELILQKDFAPTPTPVISRAILAHNRTPGNKTADGMVITPSHNPPTDGGIKYDPPSGGPASPEITSKIQNRANELIRQGVGSIKRVPFEKAVKMDNVHFEDFVIPYVKALASVVDMEAIAKSGLKIGADPLGGSGIYYWKPIAEIYGIKNLEVVNPNLDPTFSFMPPDHDGKIRMDCSSPYAMANLIRLKDDYDIAFGNDTDYDRHGIVTPQGLMNPNAYLAVAVQHLFTSRKNWRADAAVGKTVVSSSIIDRVTEGIGRKLCEVPVGFKWFVDGLLDGSMGFGGEESAGASFLCRDGSVWTTDKDGIIMDLLACEITAVTGKNPAEHYAEITAKYGTSYYARIDTPATPEQKAALGKLSPDDIKADTLAGGKITGKFTKAPGNNASIGGLKVTTADGWFAARPSGTENICKLYAESFISPEHLKKIQEEAQTIIA, from the coding sequence ATGCAGGAGAAGAAGATAGTCAATATCCCTTCACTGATAAGCGACTACTACACGCTTGCGCCTGACATGGCGGACAAGTCGCAGCATGTCTCATTCGGGACATCAGGCCACCGCGGAAGCTCCGCCCTTCACAGCTTCAACGAGGCTCATATTCTCGCGATCGCGCAGGCAGTGTACGAACACCGAACAGCGGAAGGCATTCCCGGCCCGCTTTATCTCGGAGCTGACACTCACGCATTATCAGAGCCTTCTATGCGGACATGCGTTGAAGTCCTCGCGGCAAACGGAGTAGAGCTGATATTGCAGAAAGATTTTGCCCCTACACCCACGCCCGTAATATCACGCGCAATTCTCGCCCACAACAGGACACCGGGCAATAAGACCGCTGACGGAATGGTGATTACCCCGTCCCACAACCCCCCGACAGACGGCGGAATAAAGTATGACCCGCCTTCAGGAGGCCCCGCAAGCCCCGAAATCACAAGCAAGATTCAGAACAGAGCCAACGAGCTTATACGGCAGGGAGTCGGAAGCATTAAGCGAGTCCCGTTCGAGAAGGCTGTGAAGATGGACAATGTTCATTTTGAGGATTTCGTCATCCCCTACGTGAAAGCCCTTGCCAGCGTTGTCGACATGGAAGCCATCGCAAAGTCAGGACTCAAAATCGGCGCAGACCCCCTCGGCGGCTCAGGGATATATTACTGGAAGCCAATCGCGGAAATTTACGGCATCAAGAATCTTGAGGTCGTCAACCCGAACTTAGACCCGACATTCTCATTCATGCCCCCGGATCATGACGGCAAAATCAGAATGGACTGCTCTTCACCCTACGCAATGGCCAACCTTATACGCCTGAAAGATGACTATGATATAGCGTTCGGGAATGATACGGATTATGACCGACACGGAATCGTAACTCCGCAGGGACTCATGAATCCAAACGCATATTTAGCCGTTGCAGTTCAGCATTTATTCACGTCGCGCAAAAATTGGAGAGCTGACGCGGCAGTGGGAAAGACAGTAGTCTCAAGCTCAATCATTGACCGCGTAACGGAAGGAATCGGGCGGAAGCTGTGTGAAGTCCCCGTAGGATTCAAGTGGTTTGTTGACGGTCTTCTTGACGGCTCAATGGGATTCGGAGGCGAGGAGTCAGCCGGAGCGTCATTCCTCTGCAGGGACGGCTCTGTGTGGACTACGGACAAGGACGGCATAATCATGGACTTGTTAGCGTGCGAAATCACAGCCGTAACAGGGAAAAACCCCGCGGAGCATTACGCCGAAATAACCGCCAAATACGGCACGAGCTATTACGCCCGCATAGACACGCCCGCAACGCCGGAGCAGAAAGCCGCGCTCGGAAAATTATCGCCTGACGACATCAAAGCCGACACATTAGCAGGCGGGAAGATTACCGGGAAATTCACGAAAGCCCCCGGCAACAACGCTTCAATAGGCGGCCTCAAAGTTACAACTGCTGACGGATGGTTTGCGGCCCGCCCATCAGGAACGGAGAACATCTGCAAGCTGTACGCGGAAAGTTTCATCAGCCCTGAACACCTCAAGAAGATTCAGGAAGAAGCACAGACAATAATAGCCTAA
- a CDS encoding RNA-binding S4 domain-containing protein — translation MRLDKYLKLARLVKRRTVAQEMIDLKAVRINGRECKPSGEVREGDVIEIAYINRVLKVKVLCADEAILRRPKAVSWEQLDERPVKPDEKPFA, via the coding sequence ATGAGGCTCGATAAATATCTCAAGCTCGCCAGACTCGTGAAACGCCGCACAGTCGCGCAGGAAATGATAGACCTTAAAGCAGTCCGCATAAACGGCAGAGAGTGCAAGCCATCCGGGGAAGTCCGAGAAGGAGACGTTATAGAGATTGCGTATATTAACCGCGTACTGAAGGTGAAAGTTTTATGCGCTGATGAGGCTATATTGAGGCGGCCAAAGGCTGTATCATGGGAACAGTTAGACGAACGCCCCGTGAAGCCCGACGAAAAACCGTTCGCGTGA
- a CDS encoding C_GCAxxG_C_C family protein has protein sequence MTREEYVKSIRETAEEYFRSGTFFCSEAVLQTINDALGKPFDDNIVKMASSFPIGLGKAQCLCGAVSGGEMALGIVYGRTKGQQMNPKMFEVAKGLHDFVKEKYGATCCRVMTRQWAGDNFMSPERKAHCIEITGVVAEWVANALIDDGKLAVPAA, from the coding sequence ATGACGCGTGAAGAGTACGTGAAATCCATACGCGAGACAGCGGAGGAATACTTCAGGAGCGGGACATTTTTCTGCTCGGAAGCGGTGTTGCAGACGATCAACGATGCATTAGGCAAGCCGTTTGATGACAACATCGTGAAGATGGCCTCAAGTTTCCCGATAGGACTCGGTAAGGCTCAGTGCCTCTGCGGGGCTGTGTCGGGCGGAGAAATGGCACTCGGTATCGTCTACGGCCGCACGAAAGGACAGCAGATGAACCCGAAAATGTTCGAGGTCGCAAAGGGTCTTCATGATTTCGTGAAGGAGAAATACGGCGCGACTTGTTGCAGGGTTATGACTCGTCAGTGGGCGGGAGATAATTTTATGTCGCCTGAGAGAAAAGCCCACTGCATAGAGATAACCGGGGTTGTTGCGGAATGGGTAGCAAATGCCCTGATTGATGACGGAAAATTAGCAGTCCCCGCCGCGTAA
- a CDS encoding 6-phosphofructokinase — MDKKIKRIGVLTSGGDAPGMNAAVRSVAKSAMHFGIECIGIRRGWQGLINSDFMILNNEAVSHILGHGGTILYTARSEEFMTEKGREKAVGTCKMLGLDGIVAIGGDGTFRGALELSRLGVPVMGIPATIDNDIGCSNYTIGFDTACNTAIDCIDKLRDTMQSHERCSVVEVMGRHAGFLALYVGIAVGATCVLIPEKPVNFEEDVVKRIQNARLSGITHFSIVVAEGAGSAIEIGHQIHESLGLDPRVTVLGHIQRGGAPTGRDRETATRMGYCAVRAFAEGRTGSIICTQEGSIKEIPIEEALAMKKSLPMIRYEIMEAISAPGIFH; from the coding sequence ATGGACAAGAAAATAAAGCGCATAGGAGTCCTCACCTCAGGAGGAGACGCACCCGGAATGAATGCCGCTGTCAGGTCAGTCGCAAAATCAGCCATGCATTTCGGGATTGAGTGCATCGGAATCCGCCGGGGCTGGCAGGGTCTAATCAACAGCGATTTCATGATACTAAACAATGAAGCAGTAAGCCACATTCTTGGGCATGGCGGTACCATACTTTACACTGCCCGCAGTGAGGAGTTCATGACCGAGAAAGGCCGGGAGAAGGCTGTCGGAACGTGCAAAATGCTGGGTCTTGACGGAATTGTGGCCATCGGCGGGGACGGAACATTCCGGGGTGCGCTTGAGCTTTCGCGGCTCGGCGTTCCTGTCATGGGAATCCCCGCAACAATCGACAATGATATAGGCTGCTCAAACTACACAATCGGCTTTGACACTGCCTGCAACACCGCAATTGACTGCATCGACAAATTACGCGACACAATGCAGAGTCATGAACGCTGCTCGGTCGTTGAAGTCATGGGACGGCACGCGGGATTCCTCGCGCTATATGTCGGAATCGCTGTAGGTGCTACGTGCGTGTTAATCCCGGAAAAGCCCGTGAACTTTGAGGAAGATGTCGTGAAAAGAATACAGAATGCCCGCCTCTCAGGTATCACGCATTTCTCGATAGTCGTTGCAGAAGGAGCCGGAAGCGCGATAGAAATCGGCCATCAGATTCACGAGTCTCTGGGACTTGATCCGCGTGTTACGGTGCTGGGACATATTCAGCGGGGAGGCGCACCCACAGGAAGAGACCGCGAGACAGCCACGAGAATGGGCTACTGCGCTGTGAGGGCATTTGCTGAGGGCAGAACAGGCAGTATTATATGCACACAGGAAGGAAGCATTAAGGAAATTCCCATAGAGGAAGCTCTAGCCATGAAGAAGAGCCTGCCTATGATCCGCTACGAGATAATGGAAGCAATTTCCGCGCCGGGAATCTTTCACTAA
- a CDS encoding UDP-3-O-acyl-N-acetylglucosamine deacetylase translates to MRRLLGKITLRGTGLHTGLETELSIEPCDSPHIMMSLRGEEMPLHMLKCEGVRRSSDYVFPSGQVLRTCEHVLSALCGTGIYSGVRVSANGGEMPALDGCAKTLCAEILSHSVIDGKDIPRVKISSPVIVSNDDMTRFVCAFPADEFHITYAAEYDTVGTQIYDFRGSDDYAADIAPARTFAYEREIEYLRSHGMALGGSLDNAVLIGEDRIIASGGLRWPDEFVRHKILDLIGDLASVGFPLNAHIIAVRAGHELHLKLADKLKGEMNIGRD, encoded by the coding sequence GTGAGACGGCTTCTCGGTAAAATAACGCTGAGGGGTACGGGGCTTCACACCGGGCTTGAAACCGAGCTTTCAATAGAGCCATGCGACAGCCCGCACATCATGATGAGCCTGCGCGGTGAGGAAATGCCCCTGCATATGCTCAAATGCGAGGGAGTTAGGCGTTCCTCAGATTATGTATTTCCTTCCGGGCAGGTTCTGCGTACCTGCGAGCATGTGCTTTCGGCTCTTTGCGGAACAGGGATATATTCCGGGGTTCGTGTTTCTGCTAACGGCGGTGAAATGCCCGCGCTTGACGGGTGCGCCAAGACTCTGTGCGCTGAAATCCTGTCCCACAGCGTTATTGACGGAAAAGATATTCCCCGCGTGAAAATTTCCTCGCCCGTGATAGTCAGCAATGATGACATGACTCGTTTTGTGTGTGCGTTTCCCGCCGATGAGTTTCACATAACGTACGCGGCGGAATATGACACAGTAGGGACTCAGATATATGACTTTCGCGGCTCTGATGATTACGCGGCGGACATAGCCCCCGCCCGAACATTTGCGTATGAGCGTGAAATAGAGTATCTCCGCTCTCATGGCATGGCGTTAGGCGGTTCGCTTGACAACGCTGTGCTTATCGGAGAAGACAGAATAATAGCATCAGGAGGGCTGAGATGGCCGGATGAGTTCGTCAGGCACAAGATACTTGACCTGATAGGAGACTTGGCCTCTGTAGGCTTTCCGCTGAACGCACATATAATAGCGGTCAGGGCAGGCCATGAGCTTCACCTGAAACTTGCCGACAAACTGAAGGGAGAAATGAATATTGGCAGAGATTGA